TTCCGGTTCCGTTGTACCACTGTTTCGGAATGGTGATGGGGAACCTTGGATGCTTATCGCATGGGGCCACTGCCATTTATGCCAGCCGGGCTTTTGATCCGGAAGCGGTGATTCGCACGACCGACCATGAAAAAGCAACTATTTTATATGGTGTTCCGACCATGTTTCATGCTGAACTCGACCATCCTGACATCGGAAAATATGACGTTACCAGTCTGCGTGGCGGGATTATGGCAGGTTCTATCTGTCCGGTAGAATTGATGAAAAAAGTACAGGAAGTAATGAAAATGACCGACCTGCAAATTGCTTACGGCATGACGGAAACCAGTCCGGTGAGTACACAAACCACTTCGGACACCCCATTTGACAAACGGGTCAGCACAGTAGGCCAGGTTCACCCGCATCAGGAAGTGAAAATTATTGATCCGGAAACGGGTTTGGTAGTAAAGCGGGGAGAAAAAGGCGAATTATGTACCCGCGGATACAGTGTAATGCTTGGATACTGGAATGATGAAGAGAAAACCCGCCAGGCCATTGACAAAGCCCGCTGGATGCATACCGGCGATTTGGCTACCATTGACGATGAGGGTTATGTGAATATCGTCGGACGGATCAAAGACATGATCATCCGGGGCGGCGAAAACATCTATCCCAAAGAAATTGAAGCTTTCCTGCTTACCCATCCTAAAGTAAATAATGTGCAGGTTATCGGTGTTCCGGATGAAAAATACGGAGAAGCCGTAATGGCCTGGATAAAAGTTCACGAAGGAGTGCGTATTACCGAACAGGAACTGATTGATTTCTGTAAAGGAAAAATTGCCCACTACAAAATCCCCAAGTATTTTAAATTTGTGGAAGAGTGTCCAAAAACCGTCACCGGAAAAATCCGGAAAGTGGAAATGCGCGAAAAAAGCATTAAAGAACTGGGACTGGAACATTTGGTAAAAAGTTAACCCTAACGATTTTCAACTTTATCCATTTATAATAATTACCAAGGAGGTTGTCTAAAAAGATTGTTATTCCGATCGGCCAGACGTGAAGAAAAAATCTTTTCGGGCAACCTTTTTTTATTTCCAAAGAAGCAATAAACACCTGATAATCAGGTACTGTAAAATATAACACAGCCATAAAAAACAGTCGTTTTTCCGTTATTGATTTTTTCTATTTTTGCCCCCATGGAAAAGAAAGAAATTGTACTGAGCGGTATTCGCCCTACCGGCCATCTGCACCTTGGGAACTATTTTGGTGCGGTGAAGAATTTTGTGAAAATGCAGGAAACCAATGAATGTTATTTTTTCATTGCTGATTATCATTCACTCACCACGCATCCGCATCCGGACAACCTGCAAGGAAATGTTCGTCAGGTTTTGATTGAATATCTTGCCGCCGGTCTTGACCCGGAAAAAGCGACACTTTATCTGCAAAGCGACATTCCGGAAACTGCTGAATTGTATCTTTTCCTGAATATGAATGCTTACCTCGGCGAACTGGAACGGGTCACCACTTTCAAGGAAAAAGCCCGGAAACAGCCCAATAATGTCAATGCCGGCTTGCTTACCTATCCTACACTGATGGCTGCAGACATTATCATTCAAAAAGCCCACAAAGTACCCGTGGGAAAGGACCAGGAACAAAACCTGGAAATGACCCGGACTTACGCCCGGCGGTTCAATCACATGTATGGCGTAGATTTTTTCCCGATTCCTACAGCCTATAATTTCGGAGAAGAACTGGTAAAAATTCCCGGGCTGGACGGTTCCGGTAAAATGGGGAAATCGGAAGGCGAAGGCAACGCTATTTTTCTGTATGAAGATCCGAAATCCATTCGCAAAAAAATCATGAAAGCCGTTACCGATAGTGGTCCGACAGAAATGAACCAGCCCAAACCCGAACCCATACAAAACCTTTTTACCCTGTTGAAAGTGGTTTCAAAGCCGGATGTAGTGGAATATTTTGAAGAAAAATATAACAATTGCACGATTCGTTACGGCGACCTGAAAAAACAGTTGGCAGAAGATGTCATTGCGTTCACCGCTCCTTTTGCTGAAAGAATCAAAGAACTTTCTGCTGATAATGAGTATATCCTGAAAGTAATGGACCAAGGAGCTGAAAAAGCCCGCGCTCACGCACTGGAAACCATGCGGGAAGTCCGGAGAATTATCGGATTCCGGAAAATTTACTAACCGGATCTTAATTCAATCGTCTTTCATCTGAGTTGATGTTTTCTTCTTTCAGGTCTGATCAGACCGGACCTGAAAGGTGGAGAAAAGAATCTACGTTCCTGTTTTTATTTGTGAATCAAAACCTTTCAATTGTATTTTAAAATGCGCTAAAAGTGCATTTTGATTTTCAATCGGTATCATTCCCACTTTTCAGGTTTTGTTCAACCTGAAAAGTGAGATTTCATTCTGTTTCGAAAATCCTTTGTTCGAATCGGTATTATTCGTGAAATGCCTGAATGCCGGTGATATCCATTCCGGTAATCAGCAAATGAATATCGTGTGTTCCTTCGTAGGTAATCACGGATTCCAGGTTCATCATGTGACGCATGATGGGAAAATCACCGGTAATTCCCATGGCTCCAAGCATTTGCCGGCTTTCACGGGCAACTTTCAGTGCCATTTCCACATTATTCCGCTTAGCCATGGAAATTTGTGCCGGAGTGGCTTTCCCTTCGTTTTTTAAAACCCCCAGACGCCAAACCAGCAACTGGGCTTTGGTAATCTCGGTAAGCATCTCGGCCAGTTTTTTCTGTTGCAATTGAAATGAAGCTACCGGACGGCCAAATTGTTTTCGTTCCAGTACATACCGCAAAGCCGTATCGTAACATTCCATGGCTGCACCGAGTGCTCCCCAGGCAATCCCGTAACGGGCCGAATTCAAACACATCAACGGACCTTTCAATCCTTTTACATTGGGCAACAGATTTTCTTTCGGCACTTTTACATTATCAAAAACCAACTCTCCGGTGGCCGAAGCCCGCAAAGACCATTTGTGATATGTTTCGGGCGTAGTAAATCCTTCCATCCCGCGTTCGACCAACAGGCCACGCACTTTACCGTTTTCATCTTTTGCCCAAACTACGGCCACATCGCAAAGCGGAGCATTGGTAATCCACATCTTCGAACCGTTCAGCAGGTAATAATCACCTTTGTCTTCAAAACGGGTTTTCATGCTACCCGGATCAGACCCGTGGTCAGGCTCGGTAAGGCCGAAAGCACCAATCCATTCGCCCGAAGCCAGTTTCGGCAAATATTTTTTGCGTTGGGTTTCATTTCCGAAAGTATAAATCGGATACATCACCAACGAACTCTGTACCGATGCGCTGGAACGCACGGCCGAATCACCCCGTTCCAGTTCGGTCATAATTAATCCGTAAGCCATGTGGTCTAATCCCGGTCCACCATATTCTTCCGGGATAAAAGGTCCCAGCGCCCCCAATTCTCCCATTTGCCGCATCATTTCCAACGGCAACGGCTTATGTTGCTGGGCATACTCTTCGATCACCGGTTTCACATACCGGGTTACCCATTCACGAACAGAATTCCGGATAAGTTTATGCTCATCCGTTAATAAAGCATCGGTTTCATAATAATCGGGAGGCTGGTACATAAGAAAGTCTTTTTTTAAATTTAAAACGGTAAAAATAAAGAAGTTTTGTTCCCGAAAAGCAGAAATTTTACAACGACATTCCCGAGGAAAGGACAGCCCGGATAAAGAAAATTCCTAACAAATAAACAATCAGGGCAAAGGTGTCGAGCGAAAAATAATCGGGCAAGGGTTTTAACCGGATTCCCTTTTTCTCCGGTTCCTGCATCCAGTTAAACGGAAGAAGAAGGACAATCCCCAATAAATAGGTAAACAAAGAAGAAGAAGAAAGCCCTTTTAAGGTAATCACCAGTACAAGAATCCAGGGAACCAGAAAAATAAGCAGGAAAAAGGAAAACATTATTTTGTCTTCTTTTTTAAAGGAAGCCGGAATTGTCAGCATCACCAATTTTCCGATAGCAATCCCCATGATATACAAAAAGTAAAGCGACAACACCACGAAAATAATCTGAAAAACCACACCAATATTCATGATTTTTGACAGCTCGTACAAACCGGTATGCGCCACGTTGTTTTCCACATAACTGCCAAAAATTCCGGTAAAAGAAAACACCATCATCCAAATCATAAAAAGCGCCATGGACATTGTTTTGCGGGGAACAAAAACATACAAAGCCATCATAAACAAACCGAGAAAAAGATTCATGATGGGAGCCGCCAGATTAAGGGTAACCAGCGTATCGCGAGTCCAGGCCGATGAAGTAACCGGAGTAAGAAACCGGATGCCTTCACTGCTTAATACTGCTTTGATATTCAAATCGTAACTAAAATACAACGTGGTCAGCCCGGAAAAAAAACGTTCGAGATACCAGGCAAAAAGAGCCGAGATAAAAGAAACCACAAAATAAGACAGCCATTTTTTTTGCCGGTCATTTTTTAAAAACGCCATATTTAATCCTGTCTTTTGCATTTTGTAAAAGTAAAAAGAATAAAACCACAAACAAAACCAGAACAAACGGAACCATTTGCATAGTCTGAAGTTTATCCGGCTACCGCAATGTTAAAATTACTTAAATCAAAGAGTTAAAAAGTTTTAATTTTTCTGCCAAGGTACATTTTTTGAAGAAAGACGGGATGTTTAATTTTAAAAAAGGAGGAAAAATGAAAACAATCAAAACAGTATTGGCTACCCTGATCATGGCGGGAGTACTTTCACTAGGATTAACAGCCTGTAATCAGGCACCGCAACAGAAAGTGAAGTCTGTAACAAAAACAGAAAAGCCAGATACACTGAAAATGTCGAAAGACACGCTGGCCCTGAGGGTACAGCAAAGAACGCTGAAAGAGGTGCAGAAAGAACAGGCTTTAATAGAAAAAAAAGCCATTGCAGTGGTAGAAAAAACAAACGAAGCCCTGAAATTTATTCATTCCGGAAATGTCAAAAAGGCAGAAGCTGCATTAAACGCTGCCTTGGACAGCACAAAAAACCTGTTGAAAGAACATCCGAATGCCGGACTGGTTCCGGTGGATATGAGCGTGAAGGTTCAGGACCTCATTACCACCATTCCACAGGTAAACAAAACGGTAAAACAGGCCAAAGAGCAAATGGATAAAGGAAACTACCAGGTAGCTGCTGCTTTACTGAACACCCTGAAAAGCGAAATGGATATTGCCACGGTAAATCTGCCGCTGGCCACTTATCCCGATGGGCTTAAATATGCGCTGGATTTGCTGAAAAAGAACAAAAAAGATCAGGCACAGCAAACCCTGGTGGGCTTGTTAAATTCTCTGGTAATCAATAATGTTATCATCCCGTTGCCGATATTAAGAGCACAGGTGATGATGAATGAAGCACAGGCACAATTCAACAACAAAAATGCAGACAAAGCAAAAATTGACAACTTGTTGAAAAATGCCGATTATCAGCTGAAACTGGCTCAGGCACTTGGATACGGACATTTCGATAAAGCTTATGCTACCCTGTCGAAAGAAATTTCCAGCCTGAAAAAATCAGTGAAAAACGGCAGTGCCACCAACAGCACGTTCGACAAGCTGATTCAAAAAACAGAAGCTTTCAAAAACCGGGTAGTCAACGACATCAAAGGGACCAAAACATCTTCTGCAAAGAAGAAATAATAGTGATTAAAAATCACAGACAGAACCCATCAGGGCGGCCAATGGCCGCCCTGATTAGTTTATAAATAACTGATTGGACTCATTTAAAAACCAACCGGAAAATCAAAGCTGTTTTTTTAAAAGCTCATCCATTACTTTTGCTATCCGGTCAACAGAAATTTTAAATTGTGCATCCTGACAGTTTTGACGGGCATGTTCAATATAAGCCGAGGCAAGCGCCAACCATTTGCGGGTAACCACATGATCCGAGCGGCGCATGGCTTCATCTGCTTTTTCAAGAGCCAACATTGTTTGTGCTGTTTGATAAACCGTAAGTACATCCGGTAACTCCGGTGCATTATACAATGCTTTTCTCAGTTCCGGCAAAGCCCGAGCTGCTTGCTGTTTCATAGCAGCAATATTTCCCTGATATAAATACTGTAAACCCAACTGCATATTTTTCAACGCTTGCACATAAGCCTGTTGTGCCTCCTGATTAGTAAGTTTTTGAGGTGTTTTAACACGAATAGAACCTTTACCGAAAAGTTTGCCATTCATGAAAAATTCCGCTTTGTAAAGACCCGGATCAAGGGGTTTATCCGT
The sequence above is drawn from the Candidatus Sulfidibacterium hydrothermale genome and encodes:
- the trpS gene encoding tryptophan--tRNA ligase, with amino-acid sequence MEKKEIVLSGIRPTGHLHLGNYFGAVKNFVKMQETNECYFFIADYHSLTTHPHPDNLQGNVRQVLIEYLAAGLDPEKATLYLQSDIPETAELYLFLNMNAYLGELERVTTFKEKARKQPNNVNAGLLTYPTLMAADIIIQKAHKVPVGKDQEQNLEMTRTYARRFNHMYGVDFFPIPTAYNFGEELVKIPGLDGSGKMGKSEGEGNAIFLYEDPKSIRKKIMKAVTDSGPTEMNQPKPEPIQNLFTLLKVVSKPDVVEYFEEKYNNCTIRYGDLKKQLAEDVIAFTAPFAERIKELSADNEYILKVMDQGAEKARAHALETMREVRRIIGFRKIY
- a CDS encoding acyl-CoA dehydrogenase family protein, giving the protein MYQPPDYYETDALLTDEHKLIRNSVREWVTRYVKPVIEEYAQQHKPLPLEMMRQMGELGALGPFIPEEYGGPGLDHMAYGLIMTELERGDSAVRSSASVQSSLVMYPIYTFGNETQRKKYLPKLASGEWIGAFGLTEPDHGSDPGSMKTRFEDKGDYYLLNGSKMWITNAPLCDVAVVWAKDENGKVRGLLVERGMEGFTTPETYHKWSLRASATGELVFDNVKVPKENLLPNVKGLKGPLMCLNSARYGIAWGALGAAMECYDTALRYVLERKQFGRPVASFQLQQKKLAEMLTEITKAQLLVWRLGVLKNEGKATPAQISMAKRNNVEMALKVARESRQMLGAMGITGDFPIMRHMMNLESVITYEGTHDIHLLITGMDITGIQAFHE
- a CDS encoding AMP-binding protein, encoding MSKLSYVSGISSVPLLGKTIGEMFEETAARFPETEALIVVHQNIRWTYKELKQQVDLCALGLHAMGLQKGDRIGIWALNRAEWMVLQYATAKLGAILVNINPSYRVHELEYVLKQSGCKFLVIDDKTEHADYAEMVYQLLPKLQYSDPGFLRETKLPNLTTIITLEKTAGPGMFTWQDVMELGDEIKPEVLDKIAATLHFDEPINIQYTSGTTGFPKGATLSHHNILNNGFFVTESLHLTEKDRMIIPVPLYHCFGMVMGNLGCLSHGATAIYASRAFDPEAVIRTTDHEKATILYGVPTMFHAELDHPDIGKYDVTSLRGGIMAGSICPVELMKKVQEVMKMTDLQIAYGMTETSPVSTQTTSDTPFDKRVSTVGQVHPHQEVKIIDPETGLVVKRGEKGELCTRGYSVMLGYWNDEEKTRQAIDKARWMHTGDLATIDDEGYVNIVGRIKDMIIRGGENIYPKEIEAFLLTHPKVNNVQVIGVPDEKYGEAVMAWIKVHEGVRITEQELIDFCKGKIAHYKIPKYFKFVEECPKTVTGKIRKVEMREKSIKELGLEHLVKS
- a CDS encoding YfdX family protein; protein product: MKTIKTVLATLIMAGVLSLGLTACNQAPQQKVKSVTKTEKPDTLKMSKDTLALRVQQRTLKEVQKEQALIEKKAIAVVEKTNEALKFIHSGNVKKAEAALNAALDSTKNLLKEHPNAGLVPVDMSVKVQDLITTIPQVNKTVKQAKEQMDKGNYQVAAALLNTLKSEMDIATVNLPLATYPDGLKYALDLLKKNKKDQAQQTLVGLLNSLVINNVIIPLPILRAQVMMNEAQAQFNNKNADKAKIDNLLKNADYQLKLAQALGYGHFDKAYATLSKEISSLKKSVKNGSATNSTFDKLIQKTEAFKNRVVNDIKGTKTSSAKKK